A stretch of the Chlorobiota bacterium genome encodes the following:
- a CDS encoding citrate synthase (catalyzes the formation of citrate from acetyl-CoA and oxaloacetate), producing the protein MAVTATPKKGLEDIIAGQTSICFIDGTEGRLVYRGYNIHDLVKGSFEETSYLLLYGVLPTESQLKDFTIGLKKELTLPIEVINFIKTLPKDEHPMASLRSAVSFLGHFDSASEDNSHPSNIRKSISLIAKTSMIVAYINSSRNGGEFTAPNPDFSFAKNFLWMVYGSEPNDRDVNIMDTALILHADHEFNASTFTARVIAATLSDMYSAVTGAIGALKGPLHGGANEQVMKMLLEVGTVDNAKAWITDALINKKKIMGFGHRVYKTEDPRATHLRKMSKDIGIEEGQTQWYQISEIIEQFILEQKGLYPNVDFYSASTYYVMGIPFDLYTPIFAASRIAGWCAHVIEQHDDNRLIRPAGDYIGKTNETYVDIANR; encoded by the coding sequence ACCAAAAAAAGGCTTAGAAGATATTATTGCTGGGCAAACTTCAATTTGTTTTATTGACGGAACTGAAGGTCGTCTTGTTTACAGGGGTTATAACATTCATGATCTTGTTAAAGGAAGTTTTGAAGAAACTAGTTATCTTCTTTTATATGGCGTTTTACCAACTGAATCTCAATTAAAAGATTTTACAATTGGTTTAAAGAAAGAACTAACACTTCCAATTGAAGTAATTAATTTTATAAAAACTTTACCTAAAGATGAGCACCCAATGGCTTCTTTAAGAAGTGCTGTTAGTTTTTTAGGTCATTTTGATTCTGCTTCAGAAGATAATTCTCATCCTTCAAATATTAGAAAGTCAATTAGCTTGATTGCTAAAACTTCTATGATTGTTGCTTATATAAATTCTTCTAGAAATGGAGGTGAGTTTACTGCTCCTAATCCAGATTTTTCTTTTGCAAAAAATTTCTTATGGATGGTTTATGGTTCTGAGCCTAATGATCGTGATGTAAACATTATGGATACTGCATTAATACTTCATGCAGACCATGAGTTTAATGCTTCAACTTTTACTGCTCGTGTTATTGCCGCAACTTTATCTGATATGTATTCTGCTGTTACTGGTGCAATAGGTGCTCTGAAAGGACCATTACATGGTGGTGCAAACGAACAAGTTATGAAGATGTTACTTGAAGTTGGCACTGTAGATAATGCTAAAGCTTGGATTACTGATGCCCTTATCAACAAAAAGAAAATTATGGGATTTGGTCATCGTGTTTATAAAACTGAAGATCCAAGAGCAACACACTTACGTAAAATGAGTAAAGATATTGGTATTGAAGAAGGTCAGACTCAGTGGTATCAAATTTCTGAAATTATTGAACAGTTTATTTTAGAACAAAAAGGTCTTTATCCAAATGTAGATTTTTACTCTGCTTCAACTTATTATGTAATGGGAATTCCTTTCGATCTTTATACTCCTATTTTTGCTGCAAGTAGAATTGCTGGTTGGTGTGCTCATGTTATTGAACAACATGATGATAACAGACTTATACGTCCGGCTGGTGATTATATTGGTAAAACTAATGAAACTTATGTCGATATTGCTAACAGATAA